TATCCTTATTTATTTATAACAATCAATATTTTAAACTTCATCAAAATAATAAAGCTGTGATTAAGATCAATAGTTAAAACTTTAAAATAACGTACTTTAAATAGATTAGTTTATTTCATTATTAATTAATAGTTTGTCATCAATTAACATGACTATAAATATTTTTAAAAATCTCTAAATGTTCTTGTAGCAGGACAATAGTGTTAGCAGCGATCGCGATCTAGAATACGGCTTTAATTGTGAACAAGCCAGCGATAAGCACCAGTAGAACGATAACGTAATAGCAATAGCAATTCTTCGTTTAATGCGCGATCGCTGCAATCGTCGTACGACTCGGTTTAATTTTCTTCATCTGGCTAAAAGCTCTTTCTTAATTGTCAGATAACGCTGCTCAATATCTTTTTTGTCTAATTCTTCGGATATAGCTTGCTGGCTATTGCGTCTAATCATCTCAGCATGACGCAAAAGTATTTTGCGCTCTTGAGGAGTTGATGTAAAACGAGCAACTGTGGCGATCGCTTCTAACAAACGAATAGTTACAGCAACATCGCTTTTGCCGTACTGTCGAATCTGATTAAAAGCCGTATTAATTAACCCTGTAAATGTTACTCTTTCGACAATAACGCGAAGATTTTTATGGTCATCGTAACGGTAGGGAGAAGGAAAGTTTCTTTGGGCGAGGCGAGACAATCCTGCACTGAGGCGATCTATACAGCGAATTGCGGTAAACGGGTCGTTAACACCAGGAGAAATGGCGCGTAAGGCGATTTCAACTAATTGTTCGATGGGAAATTCTACATCTTGTTGCTCGGTTCGTTCCTTGTCTAAAATAAAAGCATCGTTTAGCTGTTTAGCAAGTTGTCGCGTGATCCGTTCTCTAGGATAAACCATTATCAACTCACTACCTTTGACGATAAACTGACCAGGGCGATAATTGAGACGCAATAGCAAATCGTGCTTACAGGCAAACTTCATTAATTCTTTATTGTCGATCACCTGTAAATAACCATTACTCTGCGCTCTCACCCTGTAAGCATCCGAGTCAAAATCGGTTGGAAGTTCTTCTGTTGACTGCGTTAATTGGGATACACCTTGTCCGATTCTTTCGGGAAAGAGGCGATCGATGGCGCGGTCTAAATCGGCACTCGTTTCGACAATAACGTGGGACACCTGAATGATGGTAGAAGCATGATCGATAAAGTAGATCAATACGCCGATCGAAGCGATCGCCAGTAGCAAACCCACTGTAACAGATAGTTGTGGTACAAAGGAATTGTAATCGTCTCCGTCTCCACGAATAGTTCGCAGGACAAGCAACGAATAAATGAATGTCCCGATAAATGTACCCAAAACAATTTGATTGCCCTTATCCTGCATAAAGTTACGCAGTAGCCTAGGGCCGAAATTAGAAGCAGCTAACTGAAGCGCTACAATCGTAATCGAAAAGACTGTACCAGTAACGCCGATAGTGGAACTGGCAACGGCACTAAGCACTTCACGCGCTCCGTTAGAGCCACCAGTATATATCCAGCCCCATTTCTCCAGTGGTCCATAATAGCCTAGGTGATCGAGCCTTAGCATAGTAAATGCTAAGGCGAGCGCTACAAACGCAAAGATAGTGGGCAAAAACCAGTAACTAGAGTTAAGCGAGTCCCAAAGTTTGCCAAGTTTAACATTTTTCATAGTTGCTCCTGGCTCGAGTTCGTCTGTTTTTCCTGTCCACTGCTACCGTTTCTCGACGCTCGCATTTGCGCTATGCTTCTAAGAGAATCGCTAATGCCGCGAGCTTTTGGAACTTCCTTGTTTCCTGCTGGCCAACCTTCTCTCTGACGAGAGCGATCGCCGTCTGTCTCTTCGGTTTGGTCGTGGAAAAGTATTTGTTGGCTTGGAAAAGGCAGATCGATTCCATTAGCCGTCAGTTTATTTTTAATTGCTGCCAAAATTTTATCACGTGCGTCAAGATCGTCTGATCTTCGCGGTGGTTTAATCCACCATCTGGCACGGATATTGACAGTGCTTTCAGCAAGATCGACTACTAACACGTCAGGAGCAGGCTCTCTAAGCGTTGTATCTATACTGTAGATCGCTTCAAGCATCAACTGTTTTGCTCGATCGAGGTCGTCGCCATAACCAATACCGACATCGTATTCCATTCGACGACTTTCAAAAGCTGTGTTTACGGTGACTGAATTGGTAAACAGTTCAGAATTGGGAATAACAATGCGACGACCATCATAGGTTCTAATCGTAGTCGCACGGGTTTGAATATTTTCAACCGTTCCTTCATATTCTTGGAAGACAATCTGGTCGTCAATTTGAAATGGCTCTGTCAAAAGAATTAAAATACCAGCTAGAAAGTTCTGCAAAATATCGCGAAAAGCAAAACCAATAGCAACACCACTAATTCCTAATAGTTGCACCAAATCTCCCGCCCTAAATGTTGGGATAATAATAGACAAAGCGACAAACAAACCAATGAGAATGACCGTTCCTTGAGCTAAGCGTCCCAACACCATTCCCAAATTTCTCGCTTGTCGATGCCTGCGGGTGAGACGTTTAACGACTATTTTTAGCC
Above is a genomic segment from Coleofasciculaceae cyanobacterium containing:
- a CDS encoding DUF2254 domain-containing protein: MKNVKLGKLWDSLNSSYWFLPTIFAFVALALAFTMLRLDHLGYYGPLEKWGWIYTGGSNGAREVLSAVASSTIGVTGTVFSITIVALQLAASNFGPRLLRNFMQDKGNQIVLGTFIGTFIYSLLVLRTIRGDGDDYNSFVPQLSVTVGLLLAIASIGVLIYFIDHASTIIQVSHVIVETSADLDRAIDRLFPERIGQGVSQLTQSTEELPTDFDSDAYRVRAQSNGYLQVIDNKELMKFACKHDLLLRLNYRPGQFIVKGSELIMVYPRERITRQLAKQLNDAFILDKERTEQQDVEFPIEQLVEIALRAISPGVNDPFTAIRCIDRLSAGLSRLAQRNFPSPYRYDDHKNLRVIVERVTFTGLINTAFNQIRQYGKSDVAVTIRLLEAIATVARFTSTPQERKILLRHAEMIRRNSQQAISEELDKKDIEQRYLTIKKELLAR
- a CDS encoding mechanosensitive ion channel family protein yields the protein MNFQETIAAAWAKIEELINSSILILPNIVLAAIAFFAFFFAARWLKIVVKRLTRRHRQARNLGMVLGRLAQGTVILIGLFVALSIIIPTFRAGDLVQLLGISGVAIGFAFRDILQNFLAGILILLTEPFQIDDQIVFQEYEGTVENIQTRATTIRTYDGRRIVIPNSELFTNSVTVNTAFESRRMEYDVGIGYGDDLDRAKQLMLEAIYSIDTTLREPAPDVLVVDLAESTVNIRARWWIKPPRRSDDLDARDKILAAIKNKLTANGIDLPFPSQQILFHDQTEETDGDRSRQREGWPAGNKEVPKARGISDSLRSIAQMRASRNGSSGQEKQTNSSQEQL